The Candidatus Glassbacteria bacterium genome window below encodes:
- a CDS encoding aminotransferase class III-fold pyridoxal phosphate-dependent enzyme — protein IRKHFDDAGQPERFRVITCRDAFHGRSLAAIAAGGQEKHLNGFDPVVEGFDEVAFGNLNETRAAITPETAAILVEPVQGEGGIKPAPVEYMRGLREIADEFSLLLFLDEVQCGMGRTGRLFAHQWAGIEPDLMAVAKGLGGGFPVGACLAVEKAAAALTAGSHGSTFGGNPLAMAVANAVLDVVLGDGFLERVEAVAATLRARLEGLVEDHPKVLEEVRGSGLMLGLKCVIANTDLKDKLEDNGMLAVAAGDNVVRFVPPLIIDDSHIEEALDILDGSCGGLA, from the coding sequence TGATCCGCAAGCACTTCGACGACGCCGGCCAGCCCGAGCGCTTCCGCGTCATCACGTGTCGGGACGCCTTCCACGGCCGCTCGCTGGCGGCAATCGCGGCGGGCGGCCAGGAGAAGCACCTCAACGGCTTCGATCCCGTGGTCGAGGGCTTCGACGAGGTCGCCTTCGGCAACCTCAACGAGACCCGCGCCGCGATTACGCCCGAGACCGCCGCCATCCTGGTCGAGCCGGTCCAGGGCGAGGGCGGGATCAAGCCGGCGCCGGTCGAATACATGAGGGGCCTGCGCGAGATCGCCGACGAGTTCTCCCTGCTGCTGTTCCTGGACGAGGTCCAGTGCGGCATGGGCCGCACCGGACGCCTGTTCGCCCACCAGTGGGCGGGCATCGAGCCCGACCTGATGGCCGTCGCCAAGGGGCTCGGCGGCGGCTTCCCGGTCGGCGCCTGCCTGGCCGTCGAAAAGGCGGCCGCCGCCCTGACCGCGGGCAGCCACGGCTCGACCTTCGGCGGCAACCCGCTGGCGATGGCGGTCGCCAATGCGGTGTTGGACGTGGTCCTGGGCGACGGCTTCCTGGAGCGTGTCGAGGCCGTCGCCGCGACCCTGCGCGCACGCCTGGAGGGGCTCGTCGAGGATCATCCCAAGGTGCTGGAGGAGGTCCGGGGGTCGGGCCTGATGCTGGGCCTCAAGTGCGTGATCGCCAACACCGACCTCAAGGACAAGTTGGAGGACAACGGGATGCTGGCGGTGGCCGCCGGCGACAACGTGGTCCGCTTCGTGCCGCCGCTGATCATCGACGACAGCCACATCGAGGAGGCGCTGGACATCCTGGATGGAAGCTGCGGCGGGCTGGCCTGA